A single window of Anomaloglossus baeobatrachus isolate aAnoBae1 chromosome 5, aAnoBae1.hap1, whole genome shotgun sequence DNA harbors:
- the CSTF1 gene encoding cleavage stimulation factor subunit 1 — protein MYRYKVTLKDRHQLYKLIISQLLYDGHINIANGLISEIKMNSVCAPSEQLLHLVKVGMENDDSAVQYAIGRSDTVAPGTGIDLEFDADVQTMSPEASEYETCYVTSHKGPCRVATYSRDGQLIATGSADASIKILDTERMLAKSAMPIEVMMNETAQQNMENHPVIRTLYDHVDEVTCLAFHPTEQILASGSKDYTLKLFDYSKPSAKRAFKYIQEAEMLRSISFHPSGDFIIVGTQHPTLRLYDVNTFQCFVSCNPQDQHTDAICSVNYNPSANTYVTCSKDGSIKLWDGVSNRCITTYEKAHDGAEVCSAIFSKNSKYILSNGKDSVAKLWEISTGRMLVKYTGAGLSGRQVHRTQSVFNHTEDYILLPDERTISLCCWDSRTAERRNLLSLGHNNIVRCIVHSPTNPGFMTCSDDFRARFWYRRSTTD, from the exons ATGTATCGGtataaggtaaccctgaaggatcgCCACCAGCTGTACAAGCTGATCATAAGCCAGTTGCTGTACGATGGCCACATAAACATCGCCAACGGCCTCATCAGCGAGATCAAGATGAACTCTGTGTGCGCCCCCTCCGAACAGCTGCTGCACCTCGTCAAAGTGG GTATGGAGAACGATGACAGCGCGGTGCAGTATGCCATAGGCCGCTCTGATACTGTGGCTCCCGGCACCGGAATCGACCTCGAGTTTGATGCCGATGTTCAGACGATGTCTCCGGAGGCGTCTGAGTACGAGACCTGCTATGTGACCTCCCACAAAGGTCCCTGTCGTGTGGCCACATACAGCAGAGACGGCCAACTGATCGCAACCGGCTCAGCTGACGCCTCCATCAAGATCCTGGACACAGAGCGCATGCTGGCTAAGAGCGCCATGCCGATAGAG GTCATGATGAACGAGACGGCACAGCAGAACATGGAGAACCATCCCGTCATCCGCACGCTGTATGATCACGTTGATGAAGTCACATGTTTGGCATTTCACCCCACAGAGCAGATTCTGGCTTCCGGCTCTAAAGACTACACCCTAAAGCTGTTCGACTACTCGAAACCATCAGCTAAGAGGGCCTTCAAGTACATCCAG GAAGCAGAAATGCTGCGGTCCATCTCCTTCCACCCATCGGGAGACTTCATCATAGTGGGCACTCAGCACCCTACGCTGCGCCTCTACGATGTCAACACTTTCCAGTGCTTCGTCTCCTGTAACCCCCAAGACCAGCACACGGACGCCATCTGCTCCGTCAACTACAATCCATCCGCCAACACCTACGTCACGTGCAGCAAAGACGGCAGCATCAAACTCTGGGACGGGGTCTCCAACCGCTGCATCACCACCTATGAGAAGGCGCACGACGGAGCCGAGGTCTGCTCTGCCATCTTCTCCAAAAATTCCAAATACATTCTGTCCAACGGCAAGGACTCTGTGGCCAAGCTGTGGGAGATCTCCACTGGCCGAATGCTGGTCAAGTACACAG GTGCTGGGCTCAGCGGCAGACAAGTACACAGGACCCAGTCCGTATTTAACCACACAGAAGACTACATCCTCCTCCCAGATGAAAGAACCATCAGCTTGTGTTGTTGGGATTCCCGAACGGCCGAGCGCCGCAACCTCCTCTCCCTAGGACACAATAACATTGTCCGCTGCATCGTCCACTCTCCCACCAATCCTGGATTCATGACCTGCAGCGACGATTTCCGAGCCCGGTTCTGGTATCGCAGGTCCACCACAGACTAA